One region of Mucilaginibacter gotjawali genomic DNA includes:
- a CDS encoding NADH-quinone oxidoreductase subunit J family protein, with protein MSTFYFIAFLSIFFSILVISAKNPVHSILYLVLVFFTFTIHYILMNAQFLAVVNFIVYMGAILVLFLYTLMLINLNKESEPRKSGLIKLAAVVGGGCFLTTIIAALKAFKISQPVMLQDPNLGLVKNLGKILFNEYLLPFEVSSILLLSAMVGAVLLATKDPKTT; from the coding sequence ATGAGTACATTTTACTTCATCGCATTTTTGTCAATCTTTTTTTCGATACTGGTTATCTCTGCGAAAAATCCTGTACATAGCATTCTTTACCTGGTGCTGGTGTTTTTCACCTTCACTATTCATTATATTTTGATGAATGCCCAGTTTTTAGCTGTGGTAAATTTCATTGTATATATGGGTGCTATCCTGGTATTGTTTTTATATACCCTGATGCTGATTAACCTGAATAAAGAATCAGAGCCGCGCAAATCCGGCCTCATTAAGCTTGCAGCGGTTGTTGGCGGCGGTTGCTTTTTAACAACCATCATTGCAGCATTAAAAGCATTTAAAATTTCGCAGCCGGTAATGTTGCAGGACCCTAACCTGGGCCTGGTAAAAAACTTAGGCAAAATTTTGTTCAACGAATATTTACTGCCATTTGAAGTTTCGTCCATTCTGTTGCTATCAGCAATGGTTGGCGCGGTTTTACTGGCAACTAAAGACCCAAAAACAACCTGA
- the nuoH gene encoding NADH-quinone oxidoreductase subunit NuoH, translated as MELADIIIKFVLVVIIFAISLLIALYSTYAERKVAAFFQDRLGPNRAGPWGILQPFADGGKMFLKEEIIPASASKFLFIAGPSLSIFTACIGSAVIPWGQKLVIAGHTIDLQVTDINVGILYILGVVSLGVYGVMIGGWASNNKYSLLGAIRAASQNISYEISMGLAIIALLLVTGTLSLRQIAEQQHGFWAHGWFTWNFFKQPLGFLLFIVCAFAETNRTPFDLPECETELIGGYHTEYSSMKLGFYLFSEYINMFVSGAVMATLYFGGYNFPFMDMIHSPNLVAILGVVALFAKVFFFIFFFMWVRWTIPRFRYDQLMDLGWKALIPLAIANIVITGIVITFLNR; from the coding sequence ATGGAACTTGCAGATATCATAATTAAATTTGTACTGGTAGTGATCATTTTTGCCATCAGTTTGCTGATCGCATTATACTCTACCTATGCCGAACGTAAAGTAGCCGCATTTTTTCAGGACAGGCTGGGCCCAAACCGTGCCGGCCCATGGGGTATTTTACAGCCTTTTGCCGATGGCGGTAAAATGTTTTTAAAAGAAGAAATCATCCCGGCAAGCGCCAGCAAGTTCCTTTTTATTGCAGGCCCGTCGCTATCCATATTTACAGCTTGTATCGGTTCCGCTGTTATCCCCTGGGGGCAAAAACTAGTCATTGCAGGCCATACAATAGACCTGCAGGTAACTGATATTAATGTCGGCATATTATACATTCTCGGCGTAGTATCACTTGGTGTTTATGGGGTAATGATAGGTGGTTGGGCCTCCAACAACAAATATTCCTTATTGGGCGCCATACGTGCCGCATCACAAAATATCAGCTACGAAATTTCGATGGGCCTCGCTATCATCGCGCTGTTATTGGTTACCGGTACCCTGAGCTTGCGCCAGATTGCCGAACAACAGCATGGCTTTTGGGCGCATGGCTGGTTCACCTGGAACTTTTTTAAACAGCCTTTAGGGTTTTTATTGTTTATTGTTTGTGCTTTTGCAGAAACCAACCGTACCCCTTTCGACCTTCCTGAATGCGAAACTGAACTGATCGGTGGTTACCACACCGAATACTCCTCCATGAAACTGGGTTTTTACCTATTTTCCGAGTATATCAATATGTTCGTGTCTGGCGCAGTAATGGCTACCCTTTATTTCGGTGGTTATAATTTCCCTTTCATGGATATGATTCACTCACCAAACCTGGTAGCAATTTTGGGTGTTGTTGCGCTATTCGCAAAGGTATTTTTCTTTATATTCTTTTTTATGTGGGTTCGCTGGACAATCCCCCGTTTCCGTTACGATCAGTTAATGGACCTGGGCTGGAAAGCATTGATCCCTCTGGCAATAGCCAATATTGTCATCACCGGTATTGTTATTACTTTTTTAAACAGATAA
- the nuoF gene encoding NADH-quinone oxidoreductase subunit NuoF codes for MARKLLLEHINVPGINTFDVYRSKGGYASVEKALKTMSPDEVVEEVKKSGLRGRGGAGFPTGMKWSFLAKPEGVARYLVCNADESEPGTFKDRYLMTYIPHLLVEGMITASYALGAKVSYIYVRGEMMPQIRILEKAIAEAKNAGFLGKNILGSGYDLELYVQPGGGAYICGEETALLESLEGKRGNPRIKPPFPAIAGLYGCPTVVNNVESIAAVVPIINEGGEEYAKIGIGRSTGTKLISAGGNVKKPGVYEIDLGLPAEEFLYSDEYCGGIANGKRLKAVVAGGSSVPILPANLFLKTINNQPRLMSYESLADGGFVSGTMMGSGGFIAFDEDQCIVRNTWNFTRFYHHESCGQCSPCREGTGWMEKVLHRLEYGHGKMSDMDLLVDVSKKIEGNTICPLGDAAAWPVASAIRHFRDEFEWHVTNASEAVTRNFGLAHYADPLPKLETVS; via the coding sequence ATGGCACGTAAATTACTATTAGAACACATCAACGTACCGGGCATCAATACTTTTGATGTTTACCGATCAAAAGGCGGCTATGCTTCGGTTGAAAAAGCTTTGAAAACCATGTCGCCCGACGAAGTGGTGGAAGAAGTCAAGAAATCGGGACTGCGCGGCCGTGGCGGCGCGGGTTTCCCTACCGGGATGAAATGGAGCTTTCTGGCAAAACCGGAAGGTGTTGCCCGTTACCTGGTTTGCAATGCTGATGAATCGGAACCCGGAACTTTTAAAGACCGCTACCTGATGACTTATATTCCCCACCTATTAGTTGAGGGGATGATCACCGCAAGCTACGCCCTTGGTGCTAAAGTATCCTATATCTACGTTCGTGGTGAAATGATGCCGCAGATCAGGATCCTGGAAAAAGCTATTGCCGAAGCAAAAAATGCCGGTTTCCTTGGTAAAAACATCTTAGGTTCAGGCTACGATCTTGAATTATATGTACAACCGGGCGGCGGCGCGTATATCTGCGGCGAAGAAACCGCTTTATTAGAGTCGTTGGAAGGCAAGCGCGGCAACCCGCGTATCAAACCGCCGTTTCCGGCGATTGCGGGTTTGTACGGCTGCCCAACGGTAGTAAATAATGTTGAATCCATAGCGGCTGTGGTACCCATCATCAACGAAGGGGGCGAAGAATATGCCAAGATAGGGATTGGCCGCAGCACGGGCACCAAATTAATCTCAGCCGGCGGAAATGTTAAAAAACCGGGCGTTTATGAAATTGATTTAGGCTTACCAGCTGAAGAATTTTTATACTCCGACGAATATTGCGGCGGTATCGCCAATGGCAAACGTTTAAAAGCGGTTGTAGCCGGTGGTTCATCAGTGCCTATCCTACCTGCAAATCTGTTCCTTAAAACCATTAATAACCAGCCCCGCCTGATGAGCTATGAATCATTGGCCGACGGCGGATTTGTGAGTGGTACCATGATGGGCTCAGGTGGATTTATTGCTTTTGACGAAGATCAGTGCATTGTTCGCAATACCTGGAACTTTACCCGTTTTTATCACCACGAAAGCTGCGGGCAATGCTCGCCATGCCGCGAAGGTACCGGGTGGATGGAAAAAGTATTGCACCGTTTGGAATATGGTCACGGCAAAATGAGCGACATGGACCTGCTGGTTGATGTATCGAAAAAAATTGAGGGGAATACTATTTGTCCGCTGGGCGACGCAGCTGCATGGCCGGTGGCCAGCGCCATCCGTCATTTCAGGGATGAATTTGAATGGCATGTAACCAATGCTTCCGAAGCGGTAACAAGGAATTTTGGATTGGCGCATTATGCTGATCCCCTGCCGAAATTAGAAACGGTAAGTTAA
- the nuoL gene encoding NADH-quinone oxidoreductase subunit L — translation MDNYIWLIPVLPLAGFIINGLGRNTLSKGLIGFLGSLMVLVSFGLSLGLFLQINSTHAPINVTLFTWFEAGTYKLPFAFLVDQLSALMLLIITGVGFLIHLYSIGYMKDDAGYGKFFAYLNLFVFFMLLLVLGSNYLIMFIGWEGVGLCSYLLIGFWYTNPDYADAAKKAFIMNRIGDLGFIIGIFLLMYYFHSANFADIFLHAGTSQYAGIPYVLITLLLFVGAVGKSAQLPLFTWLPDAMAGPTPVSALIHAATMVTAGVYMIARSNILFTLAPVTLHVISIVGLSTAVLAAVIALTQTDIKKVLAYSTVSQLGYMFLGLGVGAYTGAFFHVLTHAFFKALLFLGAGSVIHAVSGEQDMRKMGGLKSKLPITYRTMLIGTIAIAGIPPFAGFFSKDEILAHVFAQSPAMWVIGVITAMFTSFYMFRMLYLTFFGKFRGTHEQEHHLHESPSTMTIPLIVLAALSIVGGLIGIPEVLGGHDWLAQFLAPVFKQSAAVLTETPLAHSTEWGLMVFSVLGALAALLYAYNKYVKNAHVPVADTEERPALAELSYHKFYIDELYDMIIRKPLDALSDFAYKVVDKMGIDGIVNGLGKGSIEASKGLRLLQTGNVGFYIFMMVLGIISILLTLVFKF, via the coding sequence ATGGATAATTACATCTGGCTTATTCCTGTACTACCGTTAGCCGGTTTTATTATTAACGGCTTAGGCCGCAACACGCTGTCAAAAGGCCTCATCGGCTTTTTGGGTAGTTTAATGGTACTGGTTTCATTTGGCTTAAGCCTGGGCCTGTTCTTGCAGATCAATTCAACACATGCGCCAATCAATGTAACTTTGTTTACCTGGTTCGAAGCTGGTACCTACAAGTTACCTTTCGCTTTTCTGGTAGATCAGTTAAGTGCATTAATGTTGCTCATCATTACTGGTGTAGGTTTCCTGATTCATCTTTATTCAATAGGATATATGAAGGATGACGCAGGTTACGGCAAGTTTTTCGCCTACCTTAACCTGTTCGTTTTCTTTATGCTTTTACTGGTTTTAGGTTCAAATTACCTGATTATGTTTATCGGCTGGGAAGGTGTAGGGCTGTGCTCCTACCTGCTCATCGGTTTCTGGTACACCAACCCCGATTACGCGGATGCCGCAAAAAAAGCATTCATTATGAACCGAATCGGCGATCTGGGCTTTATCATTGGTATATTTTTACTGATGTATTATTTTCATAGCGCAAACTTTGCGGATATCTTCCTGCACGCAGGCACCAGCCAATACGCTGGTATACCATACGTTTTAATCACATTATTACTATTTGTAGGCGCTGTTGGTAAATCGGCACAATTACCATTATTTACCTGGCTTCCTGATGCGATGGCCGGCCCGACACCTGTTTCGGCCCTTATCCATGCCGCTACCATGGTAACTGCAGGTGTTTATATGATCGCCCGCTCAAACATCTTATTTACTTTGGCGCCGGTTACGCTGCATGTAATATCCATCGTCGGCTTATCAACCGCAGTTTTAGCAGCTGTTATCGCTTTAACCCAAACTGATATTAAAAAAGTACTGGCTTATTCAACGGTTTCGCAGTTGGGTTATATGTTTTTAGGCTTGGGCGTTGGCGCCTATACAGGGGCTTTCTTCCATGTGCTTACCCACGCGTTTTTCAAGGCTTTATTATTCCTTGGTGCAGGTTCGGTTATCCACGCGGTTAGCGGCGAACAGGATATGCGCAAAATGGGTGGCCTAAAAAGCAAACTGCCTATAACTTACAGAACAATGCTTATTGGTACCATCGCTATTGCGGGTATACCGCCTTTTGCAGGCTTCTTTTCAAAAGACGAAATACTGGCACATGTTTTCGCGCAAAGCCCTGCGATGTGGGTGATTGGTGTTATTACCGCCATGTTCACCTCCTTCTATATGTTCAGGATGCTGTACCTTACCTTCTTCGGTAAGTTCCGCGGCACGCATGAGCAAGAACATCATTTGCATGAATCACCGTCTACTATGACCATTCCGCTAATTGTTTTGGCAGCATTATCCATTGTTGGCGGTCTGATCGGCATTCCCGAGGTGTTGGGTGGCCATGATTGGCTTGCGCAATTTTTAGCGCCCGTATTTAAACAATCAGCCGCTGTTTTAACTGAAACGCCTTTGGCGCACTCTACAGAATGGGGCCTTATGGTCTTCTCTGTTCTCGGCGCATTAGCAGCCTTGCTTTATGCATACAACAAATACGTAAAGAATGCCCATGTGCCTGTTGCCGATACCGAAGAACGCCCTGCCCTGGCTGAATTATCATACCATAAGTTTTACATCGACGAATTGTATGACATGATTATCCGGAAACCACTGGATGCGCTATCAGACTTCGCTTATAAAGTGGTAGATAAAATGGGTATTGACGGAATTGTGAATGGACTGGGTAAAGGATCAATTGAGGCAAGCAAAGGCCTGCGCCTTTTGCAAACCGGTAATGTAGGTTTTTATATTTTCATGATGGTATTGGGGATCATTTCCATACTTCTGACACTTGTTTTTAAATTTTAA
- a CDS encoding NADH-quinone oxidoreductase subunit D produces the protein MQNHPVYTDNDPQTELSTLNLGPTHPATHGVFQNVLQLDGERIVSGVSTIGYIHRAFEKIAEHRPFYQITPLTDRLNYCSSPINNMGWHMTVEKLLGIETPKRVDYLRIIIMELARIADHLICNSVLAVDTGAATGFFYVMEYREAIYEIYEEVCGSRLTTNIGRIGGFERNFNAIAFRKLRKFLKEYPVVLKEFENLTKRNRIFIDRTKDVAAVTAEDAISYSWSGPILRATGVDYDVRAMNPYCSYEEFDFEVPVGENGDVYSRYLVRQEEMWQSLRLIEQALVKLEKEPSDIFHADVPDFYLPPKEDVYNNMEALIYHFKIVMGEIPTPNTEVYHSVEGGNGELGFYLVNDGGRSPYRLHFRRPSFINYQMYAPMSRGMLLSDAIINMSSLNVIAGELDA, from the coding sequence ATGCAGAACCATCCGGTATATACAGATAACGATCCGCAAACCGAGCTTTCAACCCTGAACCTGGGTCCAACCCACCCTGCCACACATGGTGTATTCCAGAATGTGCTGCAGCTGGATGGCGAAAGAATTGTAAGCGGCGTATCCACCATAGGCTACATCCACCGTGCTTTTGAAAAAATTGCCGAACACCGGCCGTTTTACCAGATCACCCCGCTGACCGACAGGTTAAACTACTGCTCATCACCCATCAATAACATGGGCTGGCACATGACAGTTGAAAAACTACTGGGTATTGAAACCCCTAAACGGGTTGATTACCTGCGTATCATTATTATGGAACTGGCACGTATTGCCGACCATTTGATCTGTAACAGCGTACTCGCCGTAGATACCGGTGCAGCAACCGGCTTCTTTTACGTAATGGAATACCGCGAGGCCATTTACGAAATTTACGAAGAGGTTTGCGGATCGCGACTTACTACCAATATTGGCCGCATAGGCGGTTTCGAACGAAATTTTAATGCCATCGCCTTCAGAAAGCTGCGTAAATTTTTAAAGGAATACCCCGTTGTTTTAAAAGAGTTTGAAAACCTTACCAAACGTAACCGCATATTTATTGACCGTACCAAAGATGTTGCAGCAGTAACAGCCGAAGATGCAATAAGCTACAGCTGGAGCGGCCCGATATTGCGCGCTACGGGCGTTGATTATGATGTAAGGGCGATGAACCCTTACTGCTCATACGAGGAGTTTGATTTTGAAGTACCGGTTGGCGAAAACGGAGATGTATACAGCCGCTACCTGGTACGCCAGGAAGAAATGTGGCAAAGTTTACGCCTGATTGAGCAGGCTTTGGTAAAATTGGAAAAAGAGCCTTCGGATATTTTCCACGCGGATGTACCCGACTTTTACCTGCCTCCGAAAGAAGATGTATATAATAATATGGAAGCGTTGATCTATCACTTTAAAATAGTGATGGGCGAAATACCTACGCCAAATACAGAAGTTTACCACTCGGTTGAAGGTGGTAACGGCGAATTGGGCTTTTACCTGGTAAACGATGGCGGACGTTCGCCTTACCGTTTGCATTTCCGCCGGCCAAGCTTTATTAATTACCAGATGTACGCGCCAATGAGCCGCGGCATGCTGTTATCAGATGCGATAATTAACATGAGTAGTTTAAACGTTATAGCCGGAGAGTTAGATGCTTAG
- a CDS encoding NuoI/complex I 23 kDa subunit family protein produces the protein MEALSNKRKVMEAKPLTFLERIYLPAIFQGLAITMRHFFRKPVTIQYPEQTREYSENFRGLHSLKRDENGKERCTACGLCALSCPAEAITMTAAERQKGEEHLYREEKYAAVYEINMLRCIFCGLCEEACPKEAIYLDGPHVTSDYLRKDFIYGKDKLVEAPLNQ, from the coding sequence ATGGAAGCATTAAGTAATAAGCGAAAAGTAATGGAAGCAAAGCCGCTCACGTTTTTGGAGCGGATCTATTTACCGGCCATTTTTCAGGGCCTGGCCATTACCATGAGGCACTTCTTCAGGAAACCTGTAACCATTCAGTATCCTGAACAAACACGCGAATATTCTGAAAATTTTAGGGGGTTGCACTCGCTCAAACGGGATGAGAATGGCAAGGAACGTTGCACCGCCTGCGGATTATGTGCCTTATCCTGCCCGGCAGAAGCCATCACCATGACAGCGGCTGAACGCCAGAAAGGTGAAGAACATTTATACCGCGAAGAAAAATATGCAGCTGTTTACGAGATCAATATGCTGCGCTGTATTTTTTGCGGCTTATGCGAAGAGGCCTGCCCGAAAGAAGCAATTTACCTGGACGGCCCGCACGTAACTTCAGACTATTTGAGAAAAGATTTTATATACGGTAAGGACAAATTAGTAGAAGCCCCATTAAATCAATAA
- a CDS encoding NADH-quinone oxidoreductase subunit NuoE family protein, producing the protein MLRVEETQAPVEFSPELLKKFDEIVSRYPEGKQKSALLPILHLVQAELGWLSSSAMDSVAEYLNIQSIEVYEVATFYSMYFLRPQGKYVLEVCRTGPCCLVGAEKIMDHIEEKLGVKEGEVTPDGLFSWRGVECLAACGFGPVLQIGPEYTFYENLTNEGVDKLISELRAKGNN; encoded by the coding sequence ATGCTTAGAGTTGAAGAAACCCAGGCGCCGGTTGAATTTTCGCCGGAACTGTTAAAAAAGTTCGATGAAATCGTAAGCCGTTATCCCGAAGGGAAGCAAAAATCGGCTTTATTGCCAATTTTACACCTTGTACAGGCAGAATTGGGTTGGCTTAGCTCATCCGCTATGGATAGCGTAGCTGAATACCTGAATATCCAATCGATTGAAGTTTACGAAGTAGCCACTTTTTACTCCATGTATTTTTTGCGCCCCCAGGGCAAATATGTACTGGAGGTTTGCCGCACCGGCCCATGTTGCCTGGTGGGCGCCGAAAAAATAATGGACCATATTGAAGAAAAACTGGGAGTTAAGGAAGGTGAAGTTACTCCCGACGGCTTGTTTAGCTGGAGAGGTGTTGAATGCCTTGCGGCCTGTGGTTTCGGCCCCGTATTGCAAATTGGTCCTGAGTACACATTTTATGAAAATTTAACAAATGAAGGGGTTGATAAGCTGATTTCGGAATTAAGAGCGAAAGGCAATAATTAA
- a CDS encoding Uma2 family endonuclease has protein sequence MNSINDLDFSKTYTYADYYSWKFEERLELIKGKIFKMSPAPSNAHQEIALNIGSELNYFLKNKPCKVYLAPFDVRLVRNETTDQKIKTVVQPDICVVCDLNKLTDQRGCLGAPDLVVEILSPGNNAKEIKIKYDLYEEFAVKEYWVIYPDEQSLLKYVLNKDGKFVAEGRALTVGDKITTSILPGFELSLDDVFHNLI, from the coding sequence ATGAACAGCATCAATGACTTAGACTTCTCAAAAACTTATACCTACGCGGATTATTATTCGTGGAAGTTTGAGGAACGTTTGGAATTGATTAAGGGTAAGATCTTTAAGATGAGTCCTGCCCCTAGTAATGCACACCAGGAGATTGCACTTAATATCGGCAGCGAACTAAATTACTTTTTAAAGAATAAACCATGCAAGGTTTATTTGGCTCCTTTCGATGTTCGGTTGGTTAGGAATGAAACAACTGATCAAAAAATAAAGACGGTTGTTCAGCCGGATATCTGTGTTGTTTGCGATCTGAACAAATTAACTGATCAACGTGGATGTTTGGGTGCCCCTGATTTGGTTGTTGAAATTTTATCACCTGGTAACAACGCCAAGGAAATAAAAATAAAATACGATTTATACGAGGAGTTTGCTGTAAAAGAATATTGGGTTATTTATCCCGATGAGCAATCATTATTAAAGTACGTTCTCAATAAAGATGGAAAATTTGTGGCTGAAGGCAGGGCGTTAACTGTTGGTGACAAAATTACCACATCAATATTGCCCGGTTTTGAATTGTCGTTGGACGATGTATTTCATAACCTGATTTGA
- a CDS encoding complex I subunit 4 family protein, giving the protein MTVSILIFLPVVAALAVLLFKNNAAKHAALTFAVAELVVAALFLSKFVPDASFQFVTDVPWIPKFGIYFNAGIDGISMMMVLLTTLLVPLIILTTYKHQYKNANAFYALILFMQAGLLVVFTALDGFLFYVGWEAALIPIYFICSLWGGENRIKVTIKFFIYTFSGSLIMLLAIIYLYLQTPEKTYDIFHFYNLALGAKQQSWVFLAFFLAFAIKMPLFPFHTWQPDTYTEAPTAGTMLLAGIMLKMGIYGVIRWLIPNAPLGYMQWYSIVIVLAVIGIVYASIIAIRQKDGKRLVAYSSIAHVGLIAAGIFAWSVQGLQGAMIQMLSHGINVVGMFFIWDIISTRLGTREISQLGGIAKVAPKFALAFLIIVLGTVALPLTNGFVGEFMLLYSVFTVNIYLVAVAGLTMIFGAVYMLRMYKQVMQGETNALTATFTDITGTEKLALCIICALIIVIGIYPQPILHISDAAVTKLVQTLNFKFYQQKL; this is encoded by the coding sequence ATGACGGTTAGTATTTTAATTTTTTTGCCGGTAGTTGCAGCCCTTGCGGTATTGTTATTTAAAAACAATGCGGCCAAACACGCTGCCTTAACTTTTGCGGTTGCCGAGTTGGTTGTAGCTGCATTGTTTTTATCCAAATTCGTACCTGATGCATCGTTTCAGTTTGTTACGGATGTGCCCTGGATCCCCAAATTCGGTATTTATTTTAACGCCGGAATCGACGGGATCAGCATGATGATGGTCTTGCTGACTACTTTATTGGTTCCGCTCATCATTTTAACCACCTATAAGCATCAATACAAAAATGCAAATGCTTTTTATGCCCTCATTTTATTTATGCAGGCAGGCTTGCTGGTAGTATTTACCGCTTTAGACGGGTTTTTATTTTATGTGGGTTGGGAAGCGGCTTTGATACCCATCTATTTCATTTGTTCACTATGGGGCGGCGAAAACCGTATCAAGGTAACCATCAAGTTTTTTATCTATACTTTCTCAGGTTCGCTGATCATGTTACTGGCTATCATTTACCTGTACCTGCAAACTCCTGAAAAAACTTACGACATATTTCATTTTTATAATTTAGCGCTCGGTGCCAAACAACAGTCATGGGTTTTTCTAGCTTTCTTCCTGGCGTTTGCTATAAAGATGCCGCTATTCCCTTTCCATACCTGGCAGCCTGATACTTATACCGAAGCGCCAACAGCCGGCACCATGCTATTAGCAGGTATTATGCTGAAAATGGGCATCTATGGCGTTATCCGCTGGTTAATTCCAAATGCGCCGCTTGGCTATATGCAATGGTATAGCATTGTAATTGTACTGGCAGTAATTGGCATTGTATATGCCTCCATTATTGCCATCAGGCAAAAAGATGGCAAACGGCTGGTTGCTTATTCGTCCATTGCACACGTTGGCTTAATTGCAGCCGGCATCTTTGCCTGGTCAGTTCAGGGCTTGCAGGGCGCCATGATCCAAATGCTGAGCCACGGTATTAACGTAGTCGGCATGTTCTTTATATGGGATATTATCAGCACCCGTTTGGGCACCCGCGAGATCAGCCAGCTGGGCGGCATTGCAAAAGTAGCCCCCAAATTTGCGCTGGCATTTTTAATTATCGTATTAGGCACTGTAGCCCTTCCGCTTACCAACGGCTTTGTTGGCGAGTTTATGTTGCTCTACAGCGTATTCACCGTAAACATCTACCTGGTTGCTGTCGCAGGTTTGACTATGATATTTGGCGCGGTTTACATGTTGCGTATGTATAAACAGGTAATGCAAGGCGAAACAAATGCATTAACTGCCACTTTTACTGATATTACAGGTACTGAAAAACTGGCCCTTTGTATCATTTGCGCCCTTATTATTGTAATTGGCATTTATCCGCAGCCAATACTTCATATTTCAGACGCCGCAGTTACAAAATTGGTGCAAACCTTGAATTTTAAATTTTACCAGCAAAAACTATGA
- a CDS encoding 2Fe-2S iron-sulfur cluster-binding protein, with protein sequence MSVKVTIDGIAIEVEPGTTILNAARQIGGDIVPPAMCYYSKLKDSGGKCRTCLVKVSKGSEKDPRPMPKLVASCRTTVMDGMEVQNITSPEVIEARKGIVEMLLVNHPLDCPICDQAGECHLQDLGFEHGAVKTRYEFDRRTFEKIDIGDKIQLHMTRCILCYRCVFVANQLTDHRYHGILNRGDHSEISTYIQHAVDNDFSGNVIDVCPVGALTDKTFRFKNRVWFTKPVEAHRDCDHPNCNGKVTLWYKGEEVLRVTARKDVYGEVEDFICNTCRFDKKKTSDWVIDGPRHVSHKSVISANHYDFIPLPVVKSNPVLIEANKEQFERETRL encoded by the coding sequence ATGTCAGTTAAAGTAACCATAGATGGCATTGCCATTGAAGTAGAACCAGGGACAACCATCCTTAACGCCGCAAGGCAGATTGGTGGTGATATTGTTCCGCCTGCGATGTGCTATTATTCAAAACTGAAGGATAGCGGCGGTAAATGCCGTACCTGTTTGGTAAAAGTGAGCAAAGGATCTGAAAAAGACCCGCGCCCTATGCCCAAACTGGTGGCTTCGTGCCGCACCACAGTAATGGATGGCATGGAAGTGCAAAACATCACCTCGCCCGAAGTTATTGAGGCCCGCAAAGGTATTGTTGAAATGCTGCTGGTAAACCACCCGCTGGATTGCCCGATTTGTGATCAGGCCGGCGAATGCCACCTGCAGGATCTTGGGTTTGAACACGGCGCAGTAAAAACCCGCTATGAGTTCGACCGTCGTACCTTCGAAAAAATCGATATCGGTGATAAAATACAGCTGCACATGACCCGCTGTATCCTTTGCTACCGTTGTGTTTTTGTAGCTAACCAGCTTACCGACCATCGTTACCACGGAATTTTAAACCGCGGAGATCATTCCGAAATATCAACTTATATACAACATGCCGTTGATAACGATTTTTCCGGAAATGTGATCGACGTTTGCCCTGTTGGCGCCTTAACTGACAAAACTTTCCGCTTTAAAAACCGGGTTTGGTTTACCAAACCGGTTGAAGCACACCGTGATTGCGATCATCCTAACTGCAATGGTAAGGTAACCCTGTGGTATAAAGGCGAAGAAGTTTTGCGTGTAACCGCCCGTAAAGACGTATACGGCGAGGTAGAAGATTTTATTTGCAATACCTGCCGCTTTGATAAAAAGAAAACATCCGACTGGGTAATTGACGGGCCGCGCCACGTATCACATAAATCTGTTATCAGTGCTAATCATTATGATTTTATACCTTTGCCGGTAGTAAAATCCAACCCTGTGCTGATAGAGGCTAATAAAGAACAATTTGAACGGGAGACACGCTTATAA
- the nuoK gene encoding NADH-quinone oxidoreductase subunit NuoK — METISKNIQAIPLNHYILLCSIIFSIGVIGVLIRRNAIVIFMSVELMLNSVNLLLTAFSVYRGDATGQVFVFFIMALAAAEVAIGLAIIVMIYRNTNSIDINVLNRLKW; from the coding sequence ATGGAAACCATATCAAAAAACATACAAGCTATTCCGCTTAACCATTACATCCTGTTATGTTCTATCATATTTTCGATAGGCGTTATCGGTGTTTTGATCCGCAGGAATGCGATTGTGATCTTCATGTCGGTTGAGTTGATGCTGAACTCGGTAAACCTGCTGTTAACCGCATTTTCCGTTTATCGCGGCGATGCCACCGGCCAGGTTTTCGTATTCTTTATTATGGCGCTGGCAGCGGCAGAAGTAGCAATAGGCCTTGCCATCATCGTAATGATCTATCGAAATACCAATTCGATAGACATCAATGTGCTGAACAGGTTGAAATGGTAA